From the genome of Hathewaya histolytica, one region includes:
- a CDS encoding NAD(P)/FAD-dependent oxidoreductase, which translates to MYDVAIIGAGIIGTSIARELSKYNLKTIIIEKENDVADGTTKANSAIVHAGYDAKPGSKKAKFNVIGNKMYEELCKELDVPFKRKGSFVLGFTKEDMNTLEELKKRGEINGVEGLEILDREEVLKIEPNLNKNIEGALYAKTAGIVGPFELAIALAENAMDNGVELLLNSKVTSIKKEDKSYKIYINENMKEIESTIVINCAGIHGDTINNMVCPEDFKITPRRGQYFVLDKSAGKMIDTVIFQCPSELGKGVLVTPTVHGNLLVGPDAEDINERDLNETTEEGLNFIKETSKKSFEEIPFNRIITSFSGLRATGDKGDFVIEEGKTASNFINVACIESPGLTAAPAIAVYVSDMVREKLSNVEENKSFNGRRELKRFIDLSLHEKNQLIKEDFRYSKIVCRCEKITEGEIVDIIHRNAGATTVDGVKRRIRPGMGKCQGGFCMPEVIKILSRELGEDMQDVVKDNLDSKILVERTKE; encoded by the coding sequence ATGTATGATGTGGCTATAATCGGAGCGGGAATTATAGGTACTAGTATAGCAAGAGAACTTAGTAAATATAATTTGAAAACTATTATAATAGAAAAAGAAAATGATGTAGCAGATGGTACTACTAAAGCAAATAGTGCAATTGTACATGCTGGTTATGATGCAAAACCAGGAAGTAAAAAAGCTAAGTTCAATGTGATTGGTAATAAAATGTATGAAGAACTTTGTAAGGAATTAGATGTACCTTTTAAAAGAAAAGGTTCTTTTGTTTTAGGTTTCACTAAAGAAGATATGAACACTTTAGAAGAGCTTAAAAAAAGAGGAGAAATTAATGGTGTAGAAGGTTTAGAAATATTAGATAGGGAAGAAGTTCTTAAAATAGAGCCTAATTTAAATAAAAATATAGAAGGGGCACTATATGCTAAAACAGCAGGAATAGTAGGGCCTTTTGAACTTGCCATAGCCCTTGCAGAAAATGCAATGGATAATGGAGTGGAACTTTTACTAAATAGTAAAGTTACAAGTATTAAAAAAGAAGATAAGAGTTATAAAATTTACATAAATGAAAACATGAAAGAAATAGAAAGTACTATAGTTATTAATTGTGCTGGTATTCATGGTGATACTATAAATAACATGGTGTGTCCAGAGGACTTTAAAATTACTCCAAGAAGAGGACAATACTTTGTCTTAGATAAATCAGCTGGGAAAATGATAGACACTGTAATATTCCAATGTCCAAGTGAGCTAGGAAAAGGAGTACTTGTAACGCCTACAGTTCATGGAAATTTATTAGTAGGGCCAGACGCGGAAGATATAAATGAACGAGATTTAAATGAAACTACAGAAGAAGGATTGAATTTTATAAAAGAAACCTCTAAGAAATCTTTTGAGGAGATTCCTTTTAATAGGATTATAACTTCCTTTTCTGGGCTAAGAGCTACAGGAGATAAGGGAGATTTTGTAATTGAAGAGGGGAAAACTGCTAGTAATTTTATAAATGTAGCTTGCATAGAATCTCCAGGACTTACAGCAGCACCTGCCATAGCAGTTTATGTGTCAGATATGGTAAGGGAAAAACTTTCAAATGTAGAGGAAAATAAAAGTTTTAATGGAAGAAGAGAACTTAAAAGATTTATCGATTTAAGTCTTCATGAAAAAAATCAACTTATAAAAGAAGATTTTAGATATAGCAAAATTGTATGTAGATGTGAAAAGATAACAGAGGGTGAAATAGTAGACATAATTCATAGAAATGCCGGTGCTACTACAGTAGATGGGGTAAAAAGAAGAATAAGACCTGGTATGGGCAAATGCCAAGGTGGTTTTTGTATGCCTGAAGTTATTAAAATTTTATCGAGAGAACTTGGAGAAGATATGCAAGACGTGGTAAAAGATAATTTGGATTCTAAAATATTAGTGGAAAGAACAAAAGAATAG
- a CDS encoding NAD(P)/FAD-dependent oxidoreductase: protein MNYDVVVIGGGPAGLAAAIEAKKNGVDSILVLERDSELGGILQQCIHNGFGLHIFKEELTGPEYAEKFIDELKSYNIDYRLEATVLEVNENKEVCALTKEEGYVLIKAKAVIMSTGCRERTRGAINIPGDRPAGIFTAGTAQRFLNMEGYKVGKKILILGSGDIGLIMARRLTLEGAKVEAVVELMPYSGGLTRNIVQCLDDFKIPLLLGYTVSKIYGKHRVEGVDICAVDKNRKPIKGTDIHFDCDTLLLSVGLIPENGLSEMAGVKLDKVTSGPIVNESMETSVEGIFACGNVVHVHDLVDYVTEESRRAGKNAAKYVNGLLKTEGNIICIKGINGVRYVVPQIIREENLEENINLLMRVSDIYKNSKLVVKNNKGQIIKEVKKPHLAPGEMENIIIKKSDIEGTNVSEIFVYVETE from the coding sequence ATGAATTATGACGTAGTAGTTATAGGGGGAGGTCCAGCAGGGCTCGCGGCAGCTATTGAAGCAAAGAAAAATGGTGTAGATAGTATATTAGTTTTAGAGCGTGATAGTGAACTAGGTGGTATACTTCAGCAGTGTATACATAATGGATTCGGATTACATATTTTTAAAGAGGAACTTACAGGACCTGAATATGCAGAAAAATTTATAGATGAACTAAAATCATATAATATAGATTACAGGCTAGAGGCTACAGTTTTAGAAGTAAATGAAAATAAGGAAGTCTGTGCATTAACAAAAGAAGAAGGATATGTATTAATAAAAGCAAAGGCTGTAATTATGTCTACAGGGTGCAGGGAAAGAACAAGAGGAGCTATAAACATTCCTGGAGATAGACCAGCTGGAATATTTACAGCAGGAACAGCCCAAAGATTTTTAAATATGGAAGGCTACAAAGTAGGAAAGAAAATATTAATTTTAGGTTCTGGAGATATAGGACTTATAATGGCAAGAAGATTAACTCTAGAAGGGGCAAAGGTAGAGGCAGTGGTGGAGCTTATGCCTTATTCAGGAGGACTTACAAGAAACATAGTTCAGTGTCTTGATGATTTTAAAATACCATTATTACTTGGATATACGGTAAGTAAAATATATGGGAAACACAGGGTAGAAGGTGTAGATATTTGCGCCGTAGATAAAAATAGAAAACCAATAAAAGGTACAGATATTCACTTTGATTGTGATACATTACTACTTTCGGTAGGGCTTATACCAGAGAATGGACTTTCAGAAATGGCAGGAGTTAAGTTAGATAAGGTTACATCTGGACCTATAGTAAATGAAAGCATGGAAACCTCTGTAGAAGGAATCTTTGCTTGTGGAAATGTAGTTCATGTTCATGACTTAGTGGATTATGTAACTGAAGAAAGTAGAAGAGCAGGCAAAAATGCAGCAAAATATGTAAATGGATTATTAAAAACTGAGGGAAATATTATATGCATTAAAGGAATAAATGGAGTAAGGTATGTAGTCCCTCAAATTATAAGAGAAGAAAATCTAGAAGAGAATATAAATCTTTTAATGAGAGTTTCAGACATATATAAAAACTCAAAATTAGTAGTTAAAAATAATAAAGGGCAAATAATAAAAGAAGTTAAAAAACCTCATCTTGCCCCAGGGGAAATGGAAAATATAATTATAAAAAAATCAGATATAGAAGGTACAAACGTCTCTGAGATATTTGTATATGTGGAAACAGAATAA
- a CDS encoding DUF1667 domain-containing protein, with product MDKRELVCIVCPKGCRLTVENINEEFKVSGNTCKRGEVYGINEIINPTRIITTTVKLQGSKSNRLPVKTKEPLPKELLFKAMEVINTVEVQAPVKLGDIVLNDILNTGVQLVATKTIEY from the coding sequence ATGGACAAAAGAGAACTTGTATGTATAGTATGTCCAAAAGGTTGTAGATTAACTGTTGAAAATATAAATGAAGAATTTAAAGTTTCCGGAAACACTTGTAAAAGAGGAGAGGTTTACGGTATAAATGAAATTATAAATCCAACTAGAATAATAACAACTACAGTGAAGTTACAAGGTTCTAAAAGCAATAGACTTCCAGTTAAAACAAAGGAACCATTGCCAAAAGAACTATTATTTAAAGCTATGGAAGTTATAAACACTGTAGAGGTACAAGCACCAGTAAAGCTAGGAGATATTGTTTTAAATGATATCCTAAATACAGGAGTACAACTTGTAGCTACAAAAACTATAGAATATTAA
- a CDS encoding GNAT family N-acetyltransferase: MKIEYASEIDFKYIFDNDRHVSKDLIEDKMKKKEIIIARNEDNKNIGWLRYSYFWDNTPFMNMLYIDENYRYKGIGKDIVEFWHNEMKSKGYDLVMTSTLSNELAQHFYRKLGYKDSGSLLLENEPLEIIFTKKL, translated from the coding sequence GTGAAAATTGAATATGCAAGTGAAATAGATTTTAAATATATATTTGATAATGATAGGCATGTATCAAAAGATTTAATAGAAGATAAAATGAAGAAAAAAGAAATTATAATAGCAAGAAATGAAGATAACAAAAATATTGGTTGGTTAAGATATAGTTACTTTTGGGATAATACTCCATTTATGAATATGCTTTATATTGATGAAAATTATAGATATAAAGGTATTGGAAAAGATATAGTTGAGTTCTGGCATAATGAAATGAAAAGTAAAGGGTATGATTTAGTTATGACTTCAACTTTATCAAATGAGCTGGCACAACATTTTTATAGAAAATTAGGATATAAAGACTCTGGCAGCTTATTATTAGAAAACGAACCTTTAGAAATAATCTTTACTAAAAAATTATAA
- a CDS encoding dipeptidase, giving the protein MELIDMHCDTILKLYENGNKENLNNNNFQVDLNKLKKAGAKAQFFALFVELTEIDKLKQTPFTYCKELLNRFKKEMEDNKDIIRLARNYDELRDNFKSGKISSFLTIEEGEALEGSVKNLEYFYNKGVRLVTLTWNFENSLGFPNYKRDFMDRGLKEKGIEVVSKMNELGMLIDVSHLSDGGFYDVLRYSNKPFVASHSNARVITNHPRNLTDDMIKALADKGGVMGLNFCPTFLGHNEKAKIEYMINHLKYIRNIGGIDVMAMGTDFDGIYGDIEINHIGEMDKLLYALEKEGFKEDEIEKIWYKNAERVIREVLR; this is encoded by the coding sequence ATGGAACTAATCGATATGCATTGTGATACTATATTAAAACTTTACGAAAATGGAAATAAGGAAAATTTAAATAATAATAATTTTCAGGTGGATTTAAACAAGTTAAAGAAAGCTGGTGCTAAAGCACAGTTCTTTGCACTTTTTGTAGAACTAACTGAAATAGATAAACTTAAACAAACTCCATTTACTTATTGCAAAGAATTGCTTAACCGTTTTAAAAAAGAAATGGAAGATAACAAAGACATTATAAGACTTGCTAGGAATTATGATGAACTTCGAGATAATTTTAAAAGCGGGAAAATATCATCGTTTTTAACCATAGAAGAAGGTGAAGCATTAGAGGGTAGTGTGAAAAACTTAGAGTATTTTTATAATAAAGGTGTAAGATTAGTCACCTTAACTTGGAATTTTGAAAATAGCTTAGGTTTTCCAAACTACAAAAGAGATTTTATGGATAGGGGATTAAAAGAAAAAGGTATAGAAGTTGTTAGCAAAATGAATGAATTAGGAATGTTAATAGACGTATCCCATCTTTCAGATGGAGGTTTTTATGATGTTTTAAGATATTCAAATAAACCCTTTGTAGCATCTCACTCTAATGCAAGAGTTATTACAAATCATCCTAGAAATTTAACTGATGATATGATAAAGGCACTAGCAGATAAAGGTGGAGTTATGGGTCTTAATTTTTGTCCAACATTTTTAGGTCATAATGAAAAAGCAAAAATTGAATATATGATTAATCACTTAAAATATATTAGAAATATAGGTGGCATAGATGTTATGGCCATGGGTACAGACTTTGATGGTATATATGGAGATATTGAAATAAATCATATTGGGGAAATGGATAAATTATTATATGCCTTAGAAAAAGAAGGCTTTAAAGAAGATGAAATTGAAAAGATTTGGTATAAAAATGCTGAAAGAGTAATAAGGGAAGTTTTAAGATAA
- a CDS encoding LysR family transcriptional regulator, which yields MKDRKLRIFHEVVKELNMTKVAEKLYISQPAVSQAIHELENELDVRFFDRIGKKLYITYEGELFHKYVRRILNIYDEVDRVIKESKNIEKGKLNIGASTTIGIYILPELIGDFKRKYKGIEVSLIIENTQNIINLLLENKIDFAFVEGPVYSDEIIVEDFCEDELVFIASKNHPWSKLQTIEPEDILKEKVIMRELGSGTREIVSKFLGDKNLEYNMVLELGNTEAIKKAVEADLGVSCISKRCIENEVKINKISSVKINNHKLKRSLTLVYHKDKYMTRVMNSFIKESKEYVKEK from the coding sequence TTGAAGGATAGAAAGCTTAGGATATTTCACGAAGTAGTTAAAGAACTCAACATGACAAAAGTTGCAGAAAAACTATACATTAGCCAACCAGCTGTGAGTCAAGCTATTCACGAACTTGAAAATGAGCTTGATGTTAGATTTTTTGATAGAATAGGGAAAAAGCTTTATATAACCTATGAAGGGGAATTATTTCATAAGTATGTAAGAAGAATTTTAAATATATATGATGAAGTAGATAGGGTTATAAAGGAATCAAAAAATATTGAAAAGGGAAAGCTAAATATAGGTGCAAGTACCACCATAGGAATATATATACTTCCTGAACTTATAGGGGATTTTAAAAGAAAGTACAAAGGAATAGAAGTTTCCTTAATTATAGAAAACACCCAAAATATAATAAATCTTCTTTTAGAGAATAAAATAGATTTTGCCTTTGTAGAGGGGCCTGTTTATTCTGATGAAATTATTGTGGAAGACTTTTGTGAAGATGAGCTTGTGTTTATAGCAAGCAAAAATCATCCTTGGAGTAAGTTACAAACCATAGAACCGGAAGATATTTTAAAGGAAAAAGTAATAATGAGAGAATTGGGTAGTGGCACCAGAGAAATAGTTTCAAAGTTTCTTGGGGATAAAAATTTAGAATATAATATGGTACTAGAACTTGGAAACACAGAGGCAATAAAAAAAGCAGTGGAAGCAGATCTTGGAGTATCATGTATTTCAAAGCGTTGTATAGAAAATGAAGTCAAAATTAATAAGATATCTTCGGTTAAAATTAATAATCATAAATTAAAGAGAAGTCTAACCCTTGTCTATCATAAGGATAAATATATGACAAGAGTGATGAATAGCTTTATAAAAGAATCAAAAGAATATGTAAAAGAGAAATAA